The following are encoded in a window of Eriocheir sinensis breed Jianghai 21 chromosome 35, ASM2467909v1, whole genome shotgun sequence genomic DNA:
- the LOC127007285 gene encoding uncharacterized protein LOC127007285 has product MMPALACPRLVLVLVLVLALLHSAEGAKCVSGQTECATKGQCISKSNLCDGTNQCSDGSDEDVTICESWPTRSHNCPSHRYGSSSIVYHSGSCYTVYSMCSDSSRSRFMNSRVCEIVLKPKLGSDQDGMNMTNEAVALLSSAVNSTLKARKPDCPMLYTRVGNDCLSFFSPAKVAWPEARQFCRSIYGDLWHFTDIASYGHLMAFLREEQFTSNYWIGGRYDLDTNAWSWATDDSVMPLGAPYWTLKQESSCVRRRPPHTDPFSDPPAALPNAPCYRNVLSPKKRSSGWCAAMTYENYYFWSDETCDETFSPLCVFIGPSDKQEADN; this is encoded by the exons ATGATGCCCGCACTGGCCTGCCCGCGGctggtcctcgtcctcgtcctcgtcctcgccctcctccactCAGCAG AGGGGGCAAAGTGTGTGAGCGGCCAGACCGAGTGCGCAACAAAAGGACAGTGTATAAGTAAGTCTAATCTGTGTGACGGGACCAATCAATGCTCGGACGGCTCGGATGAGGACGTCACCATATGCGAG TCCTGGCCAACGAGAAGCCACAACTGTCCCAGTCACAGATACGGCAGCAGCTCAATCGTCTACCATTCAGGAAGCTGCTACACTGTCTACAGTATGTGTTCGGACAGCAGCCGCTCCAGATTCATGAACTCCAGAGTCTGTGAG ATTGTCCTCAAGCCTAAACTTGGGTCTGACCAGGATGGAATGAACATGA CCAATGAAGCGGTCGCCTTGCTGAGCTCGGCCGTCAACTCCACCCTGAAAGCGAGGAAGCCAGACTGTCCCATGCTGTACACCCGCGTAGGAAATGattgtctctccttcttttcacccGCAAAG GTGGCGTGGCCCGAGGCTCGACAGTTCTGCCGGAGCATCTACGGTGACCTGTGGCACTTCACGGACATTGCATCGTACGGGCACCTAATGGCCTTTTTGAGGGAAGAAC AGTTCACCTCCAACTACTGGATTGGCGGACGGTACGACCTTGACACCAACGCCTGGTCGTGGGCGACGGATGACTCTGTCATGCCACTTGGCGCTCCCTACTGGACACTGAA gcAAGAAAGCTCCTGTGTTCGCCGCCGCCCGCCACACACTGACCCCTTCTCGGACCCACCCGCCGCCCTCCCCAACGCACCCTGTTACCGCAATGTGTTGTCCCCCAAGAAGAGGTCTTCAGGCTG GTGTGCAGCAATGACCTATGAGAACTACTACTTCTGGTCCGACGAGACGTGTGATGAAACCTTCAGCCCGCTGTGCGTCTTCATTGGGCCCTCCGACAAACAGGAGGCCGACAACTAG